A window of Procambarus clarkii isolate CNS0578487 chromosome 9, FALCON_Pclarkii_2.0, whole genome shotgun sequence contains these coding sequences:
- the LOC123766135 gene encoding uncharacterized protein gives MRQEILPLLYFLLVLVTFPVPLVRGAETRGAAGGAAAYMQRLSRGYPPASNTASTKVPGPSYAAVNKDSGEGQTAPPVVTEQRNIGQQDTWSELMNKMSDLIRTVLDPYVSFFENYPLHLGDTLDTLRSAVANSRIAENPALAAAMGTAAVALPLVFQVTRSLLENTVSLLDNSMFVVTGHALGRRSLEEDVYDEIAEILLRVVNLITRHLGK, from the exons ATGAGGCAGGAGATCCTTCCTCTACTGTATTTCCTGCTGGTGCTCGTCACGTTTCCCGTACCCCTCGTCAG GGGCGCGGAGACCCGTGGGGCAGCTGGTGGTGCAGCGGCGTACATGCAGCGGTTGAGTCGTGGGTACCCACCAGCCTCCAACACGGCCAGTACCAAAGTGCCCGGCCCTAGCTACGCCGCCGTAAATAAGGACAGTGGCGAGGGTCAGACGGCACCGCCAGTTGTCACAGAGCAAAGAAAT ATTGGACAACAAGACACTTGGTCCGAGCTAATGAACAAAATGTCAGATTTAATAAGAACGGTGTTGGACCCCTACGTCAGCTTCTTTGAGAACTATCCCCTGCACTTGGGCGACACCTTAGACACGCTCAGGTCGGCTGTCGCCAACTCCAGGATCGCAGAAAACCCGGCTCTAGCAGCGGCTATGGGCACGGCTGCTGTCGCCCTCCCCCTCGTCTTCCAG GTTACAAGGTCACTGTTGGAGAACACTGTTTCACTGCTGGACAATTCCATGTTCGTGGTGACGGGGCACGCGCTGGGCCGGCGTTCCCTGGAGGAAGACGTCTACGACGAAATCGCAGAAATCCTCCTCCGGGTGGTGAACCTGATCACCCGCCACCTGGGCAAGTGA
- the p24-1 gene encoding transmembrane emp24 domain-containing protein 7, translating to MERVWLAVVVAASWLAIAAGVELTFELPDNAKECFYEEIEKGTESTLEFQVVTGGHYDVDVVLEGPSRQILYREIKQQYGQFQFTPEISGTYQVCFSNEFSTFSHKLIYVDFQVGDEPQLPGVGEHFTAMTQMESSSQKIHEDLNSVIDYQTHHRLREAQSRKRAEDLNERVLFWAVGETLGILVIAVGQVMVLKNFFAEKKANQASY from the exons ATGGAGAGAGTGTGGctagctgtggtggtggcagcgagcTGGCTGGCCATCGCCGCCGGGGTCGAACTAACGTTTGAACTCCCTGATAATGCCAAGGAGTGCTTTTACGAGGAAATTGAGAAGGGAACCGAGTCGACGCTCGAGTTCCAG GTAGTGACAGGTGGGCACTACGATGTAGATGTTGTTTTGGAGGGGCCTTCACGGCAGATCCTATACCGTGAAATTAAACAGCAATATGGCCAGTTCCAATTTACTCCAGAGATATCTGGCACATACCAG GTTTGCTTCAGTAATGAATTTTCAACGTTTAGCCACAAGCTCATATATGTAGATTTCCAAGTTGGAGATGAGCCTCAGTTGCCTGGTGTGGGAGAACATTTTACTGCTATGACTCAA ATGGAGTCTTCCTCACAAAAGATTCACGAGGACCTCAATTCGGTGATAGATTACCAGACTCATCACCGCTTGCGTGAAGCGCAGAGTCGCAAAAGGGCAGAAGATCTCAATGAGCGTGTTCTCTTCTGGGCTGTTGGGGAAACTCTGGGCATTCTGGTTATTGCCGTGGGTCAAGTAATGGTTCTGAAGAACTTCTTTGCTGAAAAGAAGGCAAATCAAGCTTCCTATTGA